TCGACCTGAGAGCATTATCGTTGGAAAAAAAGATTATCAGACAAAAGTAACCAAAAGTATCTTTATGGGAGAATACCATGAATATGAAAGCGACTGGTTTGGACAAAACCTACAGATTTCAGATGAAAATCCCATCGGCAAAAAAATCTATGATGTAGAGGATACCATGTGGATTGGTTTTGACGACTCTGCACTACATATTATTGAGTAACAGGAGGTGTAAGTGATGGGCGTTGGTCAAATAACGCTTCGTATTCTATTAGCGATTGTTGTCGGAGGAAGTATTGGATACGAGCGAGAAATGCGAAATCGACCGGCTGGATTTATCACACACACACTGGTATGCGTCGGTGCAACGGTTGTTTCTCTTATGCAAATGGAGATGGTTCATCAGACAATTCTACTTATTGAAGCTAATCCTGTACTTGCACAATCGATGAAGGCTGACCTTGGTCGAGTTGTTGCACAAGTGGTTACAGGTGTCGGATTCTTAGGTGCCGGAACAATTATTGTTGATAAACGTTCAGTAAAAGGGTTAACAACAGCTACAACCATATGGGTTGTAGCTTGCATTGGTTTAACCATTGGTATGGGGTATTATGCGATTGCAATTATTGCAACCGTTAGTATCTTTTTTGTGATGATTACTCTTCGTCGATTTGAGAGTATGGCAAAGGATAGGATGTACCAAGTCAAACTTACGGTTTCATATAAGGACCAAGAGTTTTTAGAAGAGCTTCTTCAATTTATCCACAAAAAGAAAGTGCAGATACGTGATATTAAGACGGATACCGAGCCTGAAAAAGGCTTGTTTCAGTGTAAGTTGATCTTGTACTTTGGGATGAGTCAAAAGAGGGAGCGGTTTTTTGAAGAGTTGGTCAGCTATGAAGAAGTGGTTTACATAAAACGGGGATAAGCGTCTTTTCGATTAGATGATGAAGGAAAAGTTGCAATTGCACATAAATGGCTATATAGTGTAATAAGGAGATGAAGTTATGAATAAACGTAAAAATTTCTTTGGAGGGCTATGGCTTTTCATAATTATTAGCTTTGTGGCTGTTGCATGTGTTGATGACGAACCAAAAGAACGAGGACTCGTCATCTATTCCCCGCATCCTATTGAATTTATTGACCCGATTATTGCAGAATTTGAAAAAGAAACGGGTATTCTTGTGGAGATTGTTCGAAATGGTACGGGAGAATTAATCTCAAAAATACAACATGAACAAGAAGAAGAAAATTATATTGGAGATGTGCTATGGGGTGGATCAATAGCTACGTTGATGAATAAAAAAGAGGTCCTGTTTGAACCCTACCAATCACAAAATGAAGCTTTTTTGCGGTTTAAAAATACGGATGGATATATGACGCGGTTTTCACTTATGCCAAGTGTTATTATGGTTAATTCTCACTTGGTTGGTCCAGGTGAAATACAAGGATATCAAGATTTGCTTAAGCCGGAGTATAAAGGGGAGATAGCTTTTGCTAATCCGGAGCTATCAGCATCTTCATATGAGCAGTTGCTTAATCAGCTATGGGCAATGGGGGATATGGAACCGGATGCTGGATGGGACTATGTAAAGGCTTTAATTGATCAACTGGATGGTCAACTTCAAAGCCGTTCGCAAGATGTCTATAATGGGGTCACAGAGGGCAAGTATAAGATTGGATTAACTTTTGAAGAACCGGCAGCTAAGTTTAAGGACAATGGAGCTCCGGTGGAACTGATTTATCCTATTGAAGGGACAATAGTCAGACCGGATAGTGTTGCCATAATTAAGCATAGTGATAAAGTGGACGAAGCGAGACAATTTATCGATTTTGTCACAAGTTATGAGATTCAAGAGCTTATCGCCACAGAGTTGAGTCGAAGACCTGTGCGACAGGATGTGGAGGCGTCGGCAACATTGTTAGATTTTGACGCTATGATTGTGATTAATGATGACCTGGATTGGTCTGCAAGCCAAAAAGAAACGCTGGTGAATCGATTCCTAAGCTTATATGAAGAGACGCTAAGTTCCAAAGAACAATAAGTCGGCAAGGATGGTGCCCATTTGAAAAAGCATATATATCGCGATGAGCTTCGCCATTTGCTAATTACATATACCATTGTTTTTATTCTCGTGAGTATAGTGCTGATGATTATTTTTGTTGGTGTTTATACTAATATTATTGTGCGTAGACAAACCGTTGAATCCAATGATGCCATTAGCGAGGTGTTAACTTATGAGATGGAAGCGTATGTTCAATTTTTGGAAAATGTGGATGCCCATTCAAGTGTTGTTCAATTATTTGAAGACGGACGTACGGAACCGATTTATGAAAGCTTATATGACTTTAATAACAGCCGCGAGATTCAAAGCGTCTTTTATATTGTAAACCCAGCCGGAGAAACAATCATCTCCAATAACAACAATAATTCACCCTATAATTCTATCGATATTTTTTTGTCGGGCATTTTTAAAGAGATGTCAGAGACAAGGGATATCGTCTTTGATAATAACAAAGTACAAATTGATTTATCAAAGCGTACGGTATATTCTCTTGGAAAAGCGATATACATAGATGATACGCTGCAAGGGTATCTTTTGTTTGAATTAATCGAGCAAGATCTTTTGAATAACATCGAAAACTTATCTGTAGATATCTTTACCATTACAGACCAATATTATAACAGCATACTAACGAACAATGCTTCAATTCTAGATGATATCGGTAAACTTACGATTGTGAAAAAATATGAAGATAAGATTACATTTAAAAATACGGATTATTATTTTTATGAAGCTCAATACTTAGAGTATAATATTCGGGTATTTACCTTTTCACAACTGAATTTTATCAATGAATTGCTGGTGACAACGTCACTTTTTATGATGTTGGCTATGATTATTGTGGTAATAATTGTTGTCAAAATCTCGGATATTTTAGCCCAAAGAAAAACAAAATCTATTCAAGAGATTATCCAGTTTATTGATATTGTCAAGGAAGGGAACTTAGATGCACGGATTGAGCTTAAAACTAACGACGAGTTTGAGATTATTGCTAATCAACTTAATCGCATGCTTGAACGCATAGGGCGCCAAGTCAAGGTGAACGAAGAACTGGGAGAGCGCAATAAGACGGCGGTTATCAAGCAGTTAGAAGCACAGTTTAATCCACACTTTATTTTTAATACATTAGAAACATTAAAATATTTAATCCAATTTGATGCGGGAAAATCGATGGAAATGATTATTCATTTTGCCAAAATCCTTAGATACAGCATTGATTATGAACAGGACAACATACAGCTAAAAGATGACCTAGATTATCTGCGAAGCTATTTGCAGATTCAAAAATATCGCTATAATAAACGACTGACATATACTATTAAATATGATGATGAATTGGCTCAGGCAATTGTACCGAAGTTAATTTTACAACCGATTGTAGAAAACTGTATTGTACATGGGTACAAAAACAAAGAAAACCTACACATTGACATTATGATTGAAGAAATCGATAAAGCCATGGTGATGTATGTAAAAGATAATGGGGATGGTATCAGTGAAGAGTCCATGCAACAGATCAAAGCCAATATACAGCAGGTAAATAATCATTCGAGTAGCATTGGCGTGAATAATGTCCACCAACGTTTGCAATTATTGTATGGTGGAAATTATGGAGTGGACATTAAGAGCGTGTTTGGAGAAGGTACTATAGTCGTTGTTCGTATTCCGATAGAAATGTAGGGGGTTAATATGATAA
This sequence is a window from Vallitaleaceae bacterium 9-2. Protein-coding genes within it:
- a CDS encoding MgtC/SapB family protein, whose protein sequence is MGVGQITLRILLAIVVGGSIGYEREMRNRPAGFITHTLVCVGATVVSLMQMEMVHQTILLIEANPVLAQSMKADLGRVVAQVVTGVGFLGAGTIIVDKRSVKGLTTATTIWVVACIGLTIGMGYYAIAIIATVSIFFVMITLRRFESMAKDRMYQVKLTVSYKDQEFLEELLQFIHKKKVQIRDIKTDTEPEKGLFQCKLILYFGMSQKRERFFEELVSYEEVVYIKRG
- a CDS encoding histidine kinase; this encodes MKKHIYRDELRHLLITYTIVFILVSIVLMIIFVGVYTNIIVRRQTVESNDAISEVLTYEMEAYVQFLENVDAHSSVVQLFEDGRTEPIYESLYDFNNSREIQSVFYIVNPAGETIISNNNNNSPYNSIDIFLSGIFKEMSETRDIVFDNNKVQIDLSKRTVYSLGKAIYIDDTLQGYLLFELIEQDLLNNIENLSVDIFTITDQYYNSILTNNASILDDIGKLTIVKKYEDKITFKNTDYYFYEAQYLEYNIRVFTFSQLNFINELLVTTSLFMMLAMIIVVIIVVKISDILAQRKTKSIQEIIQFIDIVKEGNLDARIELKTNDEFEIIANQLNRMLERIGRQVKVNEELGERNKTAVIKQLEAQFNPHFIFNTLETLKYLIQFDAGKSMEMIIHFAKILRYSIDYEQDNIQLKDDLDYLRSYLQIQKYRYNKRLTYTIKYDDELAQAIVPKLILQPIVENCIVHGYKNKENLHIDIMIEEIDKAMVMYVKDNGDGISEESMQQIKANIQQVNNHSSSIGVNNVHQRLQLLYGGNYGVDIKSVFGEGTIVVVRIPIEM
- a CDS encoding extracellular solute-binding protein, coding for MNKRKNFFGGLWLFIIISFVAVACVDDEPKERGLVIYSPHPIEFIDPIIAEFEKETGILVEIVRNGTGELISKIQHEQEEENYIGDVLWGGSIATLMNKKEVLFEPYQSQNEAFLRFKNTDGYMTRFSLMPSVIMVNSHLVGPGEIQGYQDLLKPEYKGEIAFANPELSASSYEQLLNQLWAMGDMEPDAGWDYVKALIDQLDGQLQSRSQDVYNGVTEGKYKIGLTFEEPAAKFKDNGAPVELIYPIEGTIVRPDSVAIIKHSDKVDEARQFIDFVTSYEIQELIATELSRRPVRQDVEASATLLDFDAMIVINDDLDWSASQKETLVNRFLSLYEETLSSKEQ